CCCGCGGCGAGACCCTCTTCACCGTGCGGGGCGTCTTCGGGACGATCAAGGCCGACGTGACCGCCGACGGAAACGGGATCTTCTGGCGCTCACGGCGACTCCCCCAGGTGGCGACGGGCGAGTACGTCTGCTCGGTCGCCACCGGGATCGACACCTACTGATGGTCTCGAACCTCGTCTGTCCGGTCTGCGAGCGGACCTACCCCGCGAGCGTCGACGAGCCGTGGCGCTGTTCCTGCGGGCACCCCCTCGAACTCGCCGATCGGCCGCTTCCGGACGGCCCGCCCCCGGCGATCGGCGACCTCGACACCCGCCGGGGACTGTGGGCCTTCTCGGCGTTCCTTCCGATCGCCCGCGAGGTCTCCCTCGGCGAGGGGTGGACGCCGCTGGTCCCGGCCCCCGAGTGGGACGCCGCGTTCAAACTGGAGTACGTCTTCCCGACGGGGAGCTTCAAGGACCGCGGGGCGACGATGGTCCTCTCGCGGACGGCCGAACTGGGCGTCGAGCGGGTGATCGAGGACTCCTCGGGCAACGCGGGCGCCGCGATCGCCACCTACGCCGCCCGCGCGGTGATCGACGCCGAGATCTACGTGCCCGCCTCGGTCAAGGCCTCGAAGGTCGCCGCCATCGAACGGGCCGGCGGAACCGTGGTGAAAATCGGCGGCGGACGGGGGGCGGTCACCGAGGCGTGCATCGAGGCCGTCGAGGCCGGTGACGGGTGGTATGCGAGCCACGCGTGGAACCCCGCCTTCTTCGCCGGCACGCAGACCGTGGCCTTCGAGATCGCCGCCCAGCGCGACTGGGGCGTGCCCGACGCGGTCGTCCTGCCGCTCGGCCACGGCACCCTCTTTCTCGGCGCGTACCGGGGCTTCCGGGCGCTCCGCGAGGCGGGCTGGACCGATTCCGTGCCTCGGCTGCTCGGTGCGCAGGCCGCCGGCTACGCCCCGATCGCCGGGGCGCTCGGCGACGAAACGGCGGGCGAAAACGACGTCGCCGACGGCGTTCAGATCCGCGAGCCGGTCCGTCGCGAGGAGATCCGCGAGGCGATCGCACAGACGGGCGGCGACGCGATCGCCATCGGCGAGCGCGAGACCGAACGCGAACTCGACCGGCTCCACCGCGCGGGCTTCTACGTCGAGCCGACGAGCGCGCTCGGCCCCGCCGCCCTCCGCGAGTACCGCGAGCGCGGCGTGCTCGACGGCGACGACGTGGTGGTCCCGCTGACCGGAAGCGGGTTGAAGGCCGAGTGGGGCTGATGGGGAGTATCGAGCCAGCCGGAGCCACGGCGTGTCCCGACTGGATCCGGTGTTCGAGTCTCACCGCGGGACTCTCTGCACTCCCATGAACTGCGGGTAGCGAGCGACGTGCAAGCTCAATCCTTATCAGTATAATTGCCCCTTAGTCGGACACAAGCAACCCTTACATGAGCACGACCAACTATTTCGAGCGGTCGGTGGTGCAGACGAAGCAGTTCGTTCGTCGGTACGGGCTCGGGCTCCTGTTCGCGGCGAACGTCTTCGGCGCGGGCTCGGTGTACATCCTCTCGGAGGCCGGCAGCGGCTTCGGCTTCGCCCTGCTGTGGGTCCTGCCGCTGGCGCTGCTCGCGGGCCTCGCGATGCACGAGATGTCGGCGCGGCTGGCCGCCGCCGACCGGCCGCTGATGGTCTTCATCAGGGACCGCATCGGCGAGACCGCCGCGAAGCCGTTCGCCGTGTTCGTCGCGTTCATCATGCACTTCTGGAGCGTCGCGAACTACGCGCTCGCGGGCGCGGCGTTCGTCTACCTCACGCCGCTTTCGAACCTCTACATCGGCACGATCGTCGTGGCGGCGCTCGGACTCGGGCTGGTCGAACTGCGCCTGTACGACCGGATCGAGGGGGTCATCTCGGCGCTCGTGCTCGCCATCTTCGGCTCGTATCTCGTGATCATTCTCGGGCTGGACTTCCCGGTCGGGAAGGTCGCGGGCGGGTTCGTCCCGTCGCTCGTCTCGGAGGTCGGCTACCTGACGATGGTGATCGCGCTGCTGGGGACGACCGTCTACTACCCCAACTTCTTCATCCAGACCAGCATGTCCGGGACGAAGGACTGGGACGTGGTCTCGCGCTATCGGCGCGATCACACCCTCGGGCTGGTCGCCGTGATCGCGCTGAGCATGGCCGTGATGGCCGTCGCGGCCTTGACGGTTCCCAGCGGGGAGCTGACGCTGACCGATCCCGGCGAGCCGCTCGCGTCGGCGATCGGCCCGTGGGCGCTCGACGTGTTCGTCATCGCGGCGGGGGCGGCCTCCTTTACGAGCGCCACCGGCACGCTGTTCGGCGCGGGGTTCATGCTCCCGCAGGCGTACGGCCACGAGACGCGCTTCGGCGACTACCGCTTCCGGCGGGTGGTCAACGTCCTGATCGTCCTCTCGGTGCTGCTCGCGCTGGCGCTGCTGGCGTTCACCGGCTTCACGCCGGTCACGCTCGCGATCACGATGCCGGCGATAAACGGCGTGATCGGGCTACCGATCACGGCCGTCGCGCTGTACGCCGCCGTCACGCGCTACTTCGATCCGTCCCGACTCGAGCGCGCCGCCTTCCTCGCGGTCGTGCTCGTGTTGTTCGTCGGGGCGGCCCTGACGGCACAGGACCTCGCGGGAACGATCGCCGGCTACCTCTAGTCGTCGATCGAGAGGGCGTAGGAGACGGTCCACAGCCCGGCGAGCGTGCCGAGCGCACAGACGAGGAAGACGAGGGCCGCCGGGAGCCCGGCGGTCGGGGCGAATCGCGGGGCGACGGCCGTCCCGAGAAGCCCGACCACCGCCGCCGCGAGGAGGGCGAATCGGTTCATGGGGGACGTGGACGGGGGAGGGATATAGTGCTTAGAGGTCGACGCGGTCGAACCGGATCAGCCCGACGGCCAGCGGGATCGCGGCCCACAGCGCCAGGAGGACGAGGCCGAACCACGGCTCCGCGACGATCGGCAGGCCACCCTCGATCAGCCCCTGCGTCTCGAAGGAGCCGGCGGTCGTGAAGCCGGTCTCGCCGAGGGCGGCACCGATCGCCGAGCCGTAGGCGGGTCCCGGCGGCAGCGAGAGGAAGGCGACGTACCAGCCGGGGATCGGCGGCTCGGGGAAGACCGACCCCGAGGTCAGATAGAGCAGCAGTTGGGCGATGACCCCCCAGAGCAGCCAGAACAGCCCGAGCAAGCCGAACGCGCCGATCGCGGCGCGCGTGGTCGAACGCGTCATCGACGAGAGGCCGACGCCGATGCAGACGTAGACGAAGCCCAGCCCGATGGTGAGCAGGGTGAACACGAGGTACTCGAGCGGGGAGATCGACCCGGTGAACGCGAAGATGGCGACGATACCGACGGCGAAGCCGATCAGGATCGAGACCGCGACGACCGCGGTTCGGCCCACGACCTTCCCGAGGACGACGTCACGGCGCGTGTGGGGCAGTCCCAGCAGGAACTTCAGGCTGCCGCTCTCGCGCTCGCCGGCGACCGCCCCGTAGCCGATCAGCAGGGCGATGATCGGGACCAGGAAGCTCGCGGGCGTCTGGAGGGCGACGATCAGGTCGAGCGTGCTCTCGCCCTCGCCGCCGAGCAGCCCCGCGATCTGCGTCGAGACGTACGCCCCGCCGACGGTGAACAGCACGAAAATCACGGTCAGCGCGATCAGCCCGCGGGAGCGAACCGCGTCCCGGAAGTCCTTCTTCGCGACGGCGATCGCGCTCACGCGGTCGCCTCCGTCGTGTAGCTGATGAAGAGGTCCTCGAGCGAGGACTCCTCGGTCTCGAAGTCCTCGACGGTCGCGCCCGCCTCCTCGAACGCCCTGAGGACCTTCGTCTTCGCGTCGTCGCGGCAGGTGACGGTCGCGACCGACCCCCGGGTCGTCACGCGCGAGACGCCGTCGAGCGCGGCGACCCGCTCGGTCGCCCCGTCGGGAAGCGAGTCGAGTTCGACCACCAGCGTCGTCTCGTCGGTGGTCGCGTCGCGCAGGCCGGAGACGGTGTCCTCGGCGACGAGTTCGCCCTCGCGGAGGATGCCGACGCGATCACAGACCGCGTCGACCTGTTCGAGGATGTGCGAGGAGAAAAACACCGTCGCGCCCCGATCGCGCTCCGCGCGAATGATCTCGCGCATCCGACGGGCACCCGCCGGATCCAGCCCCGTCGAGGGCTCGTCGAGGATCAGCAGGTCCGGTTCGCCCGCGATCGCCGCCGCGAGCGCGAGGCGCTGGGTCATCCCCTTCGAGTAGCCCCCGACCCGTTTGTCGGCGGCGTCCGGAATGCCGACGCGTTCGAGCAGCGCGTCTGGGTCGTCGCCCGTCCCCTTCGACTCGATGGCGAACTCGAGGTGCTGGCGGC
The sequence above is drawn from the Halalkalicoccus sp. NIPERK01 genome and encodes:
- a CDS encoding pyridoxal-phosphate dependent enzyme, with the translated sequence MVSNLVCPVCERTYPASVDEPWRCSCGHPLELADRPLPDGPPPAIGDLDTRRGLWAFSAFLPIAREVSLGEGWTPLVPAPEWDAAFKLEYVFPTGSFKDRGATMVLSRTAELGVERVIEDSSGNAGAAIATYAARAVIDAEIYVPASVKASKVAAIERAGGTVVKIGGGRGAVTEACIEAVEAGDGWYASHAWNPAFFAGTQTVAFEIAAQRDWGVPDAVVLPLGHGTLFLGAYRGFRALREAGWTDSVPRLLGAQAAGYAPIAGALGDETAGENDVADGVQIREPVRREEIREAIAQTGGDAIAIGERETERELDRLHRAGFYVEPTSALGPAALREYRERGVLDGDDVVVPLTGSGLKAEWG
- a CDS encoding NRAMP family divalent metal transporter, which produces MSTTNYFERSVVQTKQFVRRYGLGLLFAANVFGAGSVYILSEAGSGFGFALLWVLPLALLAGLAMHEMSARLAAADRPLMVFIRDRIGETAAKPFAVFVAFIMHFWSVANYALAGAAFVYLTPLSNLYIGTIVVAALGLGLVELRLYDRIEGVISALVLAIFGSYLVIILGLDFPVGKVAGGFVPSLVSEVGYLTMVIALLGTTVYYPNFFIQTSMSGTKDWDVVSRYRRDHTLGLVAVIALSMAVMAVAALTVPSGELTLTDPGEPLASAIGPWALDVFVIAAGAASFTSATGTLFGAGFMLPQAYGHETRFGDYRFRRVVNVLIVLSVLLALALLAFTGFTPVTLAITMPAINGVIGLPITAVALYAAVTRYFDPSRLERAAFLAVVLVLFVGAALTAQDLAGTIAGYL
- a CDS encoding ABC transporter permease codes for the protein MSAIAVAKKDFRDAVRSRGLIALTVIFVLFTVGGAYVSTQIAGLLGGEGESTLDLIVALQTPASFLVPIIALLIGYGAVAGERESGSLKFLLGLPHTRRDVVLGKVVGRTAVVAVSILIGFAVGIVAIFAFTGSISPLEYLVFTLLTIGLGFVYVCIGVGLSSMTRSTTRAAIGAFGLLGLFWLLWGVIAQLLLYLTSGSVFPEPPIPGWYVAFLSLPPGPAYGSAIGAALGETGFTTAGSFETQGLIEGGLPIVAEPWFGLVLLALWAAIPLAVGLIRFDRVDL
- a CDS encoding ABC transporter ATP-binding protein translates to MTAIQLTDVTKRYGEETALSGLDLAVKEGEIYGFLGPNGAGKSTTINLLLDFVRPTSGEVRVFGHDAGDEGLAIRERTGILPEGFSLYDRLTGRQHLEFAIESKGTGDDPDALLERVGIPDAADKRVGGYSKGMTQRLALAAAIAGEPDLLILDEPSTGLDPAGARRMREIIRAERDRGATVFFSSHILEQVDAVCDRVGILREGELVAEDTVSGLRDATTDETTLVVELDSLPDGATERVAALDGVSRVTTRGSVATVTCRDDAKTKVLRAFEEAGATVEDFETEESSLEDLFISYTTEATA